Proteins encoded by one window of Chromobacterium violaceum ATCC 12472:
- the xseA gene encoding exodeoxyribonuclease VII large subunit: protein MTRHHFPDQSQDVISVSSLNRMARDLLEAGIPPVWIGGEISNLTLAASGHAYFSLKDGGAQIRCVMFRHKLSLLPFRPQEGMQVELRGQVTLYEARGEFQINVGEMRAAGLGRLYEAFERLKARLQAEGLFDNARKRELPAHPAAIGIVTSPAAAALRDVVSTLRRRMPGIPLILYPTQVQGEGSARQIADALRLAGERREVDVLIVCRGGGSIEDLWSFNEEIVARAVAASPIPTVSGVGHETDFTICDFVADRRAPTPTAAAELVSPNREHLAIQLEQTKRALERALSRLLTDKTQQLDFLGRRLTHPGARLQVQRERLDALSSALGQRVQAAFEQGRWRLQLAGTRLSRHQPDLDVGKQALRQRQAALLRARDRLLERRAQQLAQLAATLTALNPEAVLARGYAIVQKQDGRAVKNPAELADREKVTLRLAEGSAEARIEHNQGAQGQLPF from the coding sequence TTGACAAGACACCATTTCCCTGATCAAAGCCAGGACGTGATCAGCGTCTCCTCGCTCAACCGCATGGCGCGGGACCTGCTGGAAGCAGGCATTCCGCCGGTGTGGATCGGCGGGGAAATCTCCAATCTGACGCTGGCCGCCTCCGGCCACGCCTACTTCTCGCTGAAGGACGGCGGCGCCCAGATCCGCTGCGTGATGTTCCGCCACAAGCTGTCCCTGCTGCCGTTCCGCCCGCAGGAAGGCATGCAGGTGGAGCTGCGCGGCCAAGTGACGCTGTACGAGGCCAGGGGCGAATTCCAGATCAATGTCGGCGAGATGCGCGCCGCCGGCCTCGGCAGGCTGTACGAGGCCTTCGAGCGGCTGAAGGCCCGGCTGCAGGCGGAGGGCCTGTTCGACAACGCGCGCAAGCGCGAGCTGCCCGCCCATCCGGCGGCCATCGGCATCGTCACTTCGCCCGCCGCCGCCGCGCTACGCGACGTGGTCAGCACGCTGCGCCGCCGCATGCCCGGCATCCCGCTGATTCTCTACCCGACCCAGGTGCAGGGAGAAGGCTCGGCCAGGCAGATCGCCGACGCCCTCCGCCTGGCCGGCGAGCGGCGCGAGGTCGACGTGCTGATCGTCTGCCGTGGCGGCGGCAGCATCGAAGACCTGTGGTCGTTCAACGAGGAAATCGTCGCTCGCGCCGTCGCCGCCAGCCCCATCCCCACCGTCAGCGGCGTCGGCCACGAAACCGATTTCACCATCTGCGACTTCGTCGCCGACCGCCGCGCGCCGACGCCGACCGCGGCGGCGGAACTGGTATCGCCCAACCGCGAGCACCTGGCCATCCAGCTGGAACAGACCAAGCGCGCGCTGGAGCGCGCCTTGAGCCGGCTATTGACGGACAAGACGCAGCAGCTGGACTTCCTCGGCCGCCGCCTGACGCATCCCGGCGCGCGCTTGCAGGTGCAGCGCGAACGGCTGGACGCGTTGTCGAGCGCGCTTGGGCAGCGCGTCCAGGCTGCCTTCGAGCAAGGCCGCTGGCGGCTGCAACTGGCCGGCACCCGCCTCTCCCGCCACCAACCCGATCTAGACGTGGGCAAGCAGGCGCTGCGGCAACGGCAGGCCGCGCTGCTGCGCGCCCGCGACCGTCTGCTGGAGCGCCGCGCCCAGCAATTGGCGCAACTGGCCGCCACGCTGACCGCGCTCAACCCGGAAGCCGTGCTGGCGCGTGGCTACGCTATCGTGCAGAAGCAGGATGGCCGCGCGGTCAAGAACCCGGCGGAATTGGCTGACCGCGAAAAAGTGACGCTGCGGCTGGCCGAAGGCAGCGCCGAGGCGCGCATCGAGCACAATCAGGGCGCCCAGGGCCAGTTGCCGTTTTAG
- a CDS encoding ion transporter, with translation MPTQETLIPLSGWRRKLYIIIYEADTRAGRIFDMALIVAILISVACVMLESVSSIRQRYGTLLAVLDWLFTILFTIEYALRLICVHKPMRYVKSFFGVIDLLSILPLYLGLFIPESRFLADIRILRLLRMFRILKLSRHLGEAAQLQKALLASRRKITVFLATVILLVIVLGTLMYVIEGPEHGFTSIPISIYWAIVTLTTVGFGDITPKTPMGQALASLVMITGYGIIAVPTGIVSAEIARSAAPEPSDNRSATRLCPHCFSEGHDWDARHCKHCGGQLPRPAKGEVS, from the coding sequence ATGCCCACCCAGGAAACCCTGATTCCGTTGTCCGGCTGGCGCCGCAAGCTGTACATCATCATCTACGAGGCAGACACCCGCGCCGGGCGGATTTTCGACATGGCGCTGATCGTCGCCATCCTGATCTCCGTCGCCTGCGTGATGCTGGAAAGCGTGTCCTCGATACGCCAGCGCTACGGCACGCTGCTGGCCGTGCTGGACTGGCTGTTCACCATCCTGTTCACCATCGAGTACGCGCTGCGGCTGATCTGCGTGCACAAACCGATGCGCTACGTGAAAAGCTTTTTCGGCGTCATCGACCTCCTGTCCATCCTGCCGCTGTACCTGGGCCTGTTCATCCCGGAAAGCCGCTTTCTGGCCGACATCCGCATCCTCCGTCTGCTCAGGATGTTCCGCATCCTCAAGCTCAGCCGCCACCTGGGCGAGGCCGCGCAGCTGCAGAAGGCGCTGCTGGCCAGCCGGCGCAAGATCACCGTGTTCCTGGCCACCGTCATCCTGCTGGTGATCGTGCTGGGCACCCTGATGTACGTGATCGAAGGCCCGGAACACGGCTTCACCAGCATCCCGATCAGCATCTATTGGGCCATCGTCACCCTGACCACGGTCGGTTTCGGCGACATCACGCCGAAAACGCCGATGGGCCAGGCGCTGGCCAGCCTGGTGATGATCACCGGCTACGGCATCATCGCGGTGCCCACCGGCATCGTCAGCGCGGAGATCGCCCGCAGCGCGGCGCCGGAGCCCTCCGACAACCGCTCCGCCACCCGGCTGTGTCCGCACTGTTTCAGCGAGGGGCACGACTGGGACGCGCGCCACTGCAAGCACTGCGGCGGCCAGCTGCCGCGCCCGGCCAAGGGCGAGGTCAGCTAG
- the ispH gene encoding 4-hydroxy-3-methylbut-2-enyl diphosphate reductase, which produces MTKTIMLANPRGFCAGVDRAIAIVERAIELYGAPIYVRHEVVHNRFVVDDLRGKGAVFIEELKDVPPGSTLIYSAHGVPLSVRAEAEALGLTVFDATCPLVTKVHVEVKRMNKAGMEIIMIGHAGHPEVEGTMGQVDAGIYLVQTVDDVATLRVVNEDQLSYVSQTTLSVDETRDIIAALKARFPNIHSPKKDDICYATQNRQDAVKLLADQCDIVVVVGSPNSSNSNRLREVAALKGVDAYMVDNASLLEPEWFAGKRRVGVTAGASAPEVLVQAVIDRIKAFDVTQVTELPGVEESTVFALPPALRPLF; this is translated from the coding sequence ATGACGAAGACCATCATGCTCGCCAACCCGCGCGGCTTCTGCGCCGGCGTGGACCGGGCCATCGCCATCGTCGAGCGCGCGATCGAACTTTACGGCGCCCCCATCTACGTGCGCCACGAAGTGGTGCACAACCGTTTTGTGGTGGACGACCTGCGCGGCAAGGGCGCGGTGTTCATCGAGGAATTGAAGGACGTGCCCCCCGGCAGCACGCTGATCTATTCCGCGCACGGCGTGCCGCTGTCGGTGCGCGCCGAGGCCGAGGCGCTGGGTCTGACCGTATTCGACGCCACCTGTCCCTTGGTGACCAAGGTGCACGTCGAAGTGAAACGGATGAACAAGGCCGGCATGGAAATCATCATGATCGGCCACGCCGGGCACCCGGAAGTGGAAGGCACGATGGGCCAGGTGGATGCCGGCATCTACCTGGTGCAGACCGTGGACGATGTGGCCACGCTGCGGGTGGTCAACGAGGACCAGCTGTCCTACGTCAGCCAGACCACGCTGTCGGTGGACGAGACCCGCGACATCATCGCCGCGCTGAAGGCCCGCTTCCCCAACATCCACAGCCCGAAGAAGGACGACATCTGCTACGCGACGCAGAACCGCCAGGACGCGGTGAAGCTGCTGGCCGACCAGTGCGATATCGTGGTGGTGGTGGGCTCGCCCAACAGCTCCAACTCCAACCGCTTGCGCGAAGTGGCGGCGCTGAAGGGCGTGGACGCCTACATGGTGGACAACGCCAGCCTGCTGGAGCCCGAATGGTTCGCCGGCAAGCGCCGCGTCGGCGTCACCGCCGGCGCCAGCGCGCCGGAAGTGCTGGTGCAGGCGGTGATAGACCGCATCAAGGCTTTCGACGTCACCCAGGTCACCGAGCTGCCCGGCGTAGAGGAGAGCACGGTGTTCGCGCTGCCTCCGGCGCTGCGCCCGCTGTTCTGA
- the lspA gene encoding signal peptidase II, giving the protein MPGARGWPKWFALAALVIVLDQISKLYFNSRFQYGEIRPVVEGFFNFTLVYNPGAAFSFLHDAGGWQKYLFTILAFAVSGWLGWNIVKRRFSGLMNLAAAFIMGGALGNVIDRLAYGHVIDFIMVHYYNEWYYPAFNLADSFICVGAALMVADSMKKPSR; this is encoded by the coding sequence ATGCCTGGCGCCCGCGGCTGGCCAAAATGGTTCGCGCTGGCGGCCCTGGTGATCGTACTGGACCAGATCAGCAAGCTGTATTTCAACAGCCGTTTCCAGTACGGCGAAATCCGGCCGGTGGTGGAGGGGTTCTTCAACTTCACCCTGGTCTACAATCCCGGCGCGGCGTTCAGCTTCCTGCACGACGCCGGCGGCTGGCAGAAGTATCTGTTCACCATCCTGGCCTTCGCCGTGTCAGGCTGGCTGGGCTGGAACATCGTCAAGCGGCGCTTTTCCGGCCTGATGAACCTGGCCGCGGCCTTCATCATGGGCGGCGCGCTGGGCAATGTGATCGACCGCCTGGCCTATGGCCACGTGATCGACTTCATCATGGTCCACTATTACAACGAGTGGTACTACCCGGCGTTCAACCTGGCCGATTCCTTCATCTGCGTCGGCGCGGCGCTGATGGTGGCGGACAGCATGAAGAAGCCCTCGCGCTGA
- a CDS encoding O-acetyl-ADP-ribose deacetylase: MDDLLRCVQGDITRMRVDAIVNAANSRLLGGGGVDGAIHRAAGPALLEACRRLGGCPTGEARLTEGYLLPARYVIHTVGPVWQGGDCGEPALLAACYRNSLALAARQGVASIAFPAISCGVYGYPLEAACALAVTTLRHWLSGCDHPLLEVRLVAFDALALRAYQRALEA, translated from the coding sequence ATGGATGATTTGCTGCGCTGCGTGCAGGGCGATATTACGCGGATGCGGGTGGACGCCATCGTCAATGCCGCCAACAGCCGCCTGCTGGGCGGCGGCGGGGTGGACGGCGCCATCCACCGGGCGGCGGGGCCGGCGTTGCTGGAAGCCTGCCGCAGGCTGGGTGGTTGTCCCACCGGGGAGGCTAGGCTGACCGAAGGCTATCTGTTGCCCGCCCGTTATGTGATCCATACGGTGGGACCGGTCTGGCAGGGCGGGGACTGCGGCGAGCCGGCGTTGTTGGCGGCCTGCTACCGCAACAGCCTGGCGCTGGCCGCGCGCCAAGGCGTGGCCAGCATCGCGTTTCCGGCGATCAGCTGCGGGGTTTATGGCTATCCGCTGGAGGCGGCTTGCGCGCTGGCGGTCACGACCCTGCGCCATTGGCTGTCTGGTTGCGACCACCCCTTGCTCGAAGTCCGGCTGGTGGCCTTCGACGCGCTGGCCTTGAGGGCCTACCAGCGGGCGCTCGAGGCCTAG
- the cysK gene encoding cysteine synthase A yields MRIANTITDLIGNTPLVKLNRVTEGVGATVVAKLEFFNPAHSVKDRIAVAMLDAAEQAGKIGPNTVIVEPTSGNTGIGLAMVCAARGYKLVITMPETMSKERRQLLKAYGAELILTPGPDGMGGAIAKAKALVDEFPDTYFMPQQFENPANPEIHRHTTAEEVWNDTDGKVDIFVAGVGTGGTITGVGEVLKARKPGVQIVAVEPDASAVLSGSPKGPHPIQGIGAGFVPAILNTGIYDEIIRVKNEDALQTAREVATKEGILVGISSGAAVWSALQLAKRPENAGKLIVVVIPSFGERYLSTVLFEHLG; encoded by the coding sequence ATGCGCATCGCCAACACCATCACCGATCTGATCGGCAACACCCCGCTGGTCAAGCTCAACCGCGTCACCGAGGGCGTCGGCGCCACCGTCGTCGCCAAGCTGGAGTTCTTCAATCCGGCGCACAGCGTCAAGGACCGCATCGCGGTGGCGATGCTGGACGCGGCGGAGCAAGCCGGCAAGATCGGTCCGAACACCGTCATCGTCGAACCCACCTCGGGCAATACCGGCATCGGCCTGGCGATGGTGTGCGCGGCGCGCGGCTACAAGCTGGTGATCACCATGCCGGAAACCATGAGCAAGGAGCGCCGCCAGCTGTTGAAGGCCTACGGCGCCGAACTGATCCTGACCCCGGGGCCGGACGGCATGGGCGGCGCCATCGCCAAGGCGAAGGCGCTGGTCGACGAATTTCCCGACACCTACTTCATGCCGCAGCAGTTTGAAAACCCGGCCAACCCGGAAATCCACCGCCACACCACCGCGGAAGAGGTGTGGAACGACACCGACGGCAAGGTGGACATCTTCGTGGCCGGGGTCGGCACCGGCGGCACCATCACCGGGGTCGGCGAGGTGTTGAAGGCGCGCAAGCCGGGCGTGCAGATCGTCGCGGTGGAGCCGGACGCGTCGGCGGTGCTGTCCGGCAGCCCCAAGGGCCCGCACCCGATCCAGGGCATAGGCGCGGGCTTCGTGCCAGCCATCCTCAATACCGGCATTTACGACGAGATCATCCGCGTCAAGAACGAGGACGCGCTGCAGACCGCGCGCGAGGTGGCCACCAAGGAAGGCATCCTGGTCGGCATCTCGTCCGGCGCGGCGGTGTGGTCGGCGCTGCAGCTGGCCAAACGGCCGGAAAACGCCGGCAAGCTGATCGTAGTGGTGATCCCGTCGTTCGGCGAGCGTTACCTGTCCACCGTGCTGTTCGAGCATCTTGGCTGA
- a CDS encoding bifunctional riboflavin kinase/FAD synthetase: protein MQVFLGDPRRFGLPGCALTIGNFDGVHQGHRRMLERLRAEARARELPTALLTFEPHPREFFVRANPPARLSTLRDKFSLLEELGLVDYVFVYRFNHSFSNMPARDFVDQVLVTELNTRYLLIGDDFQFGSGRKGDFELLASCPRFATEAMPSVLVKGERASSTLVRERLGAGDLDSANALLGGVYRISGKVMHGKKLGRTIGFPTANIHLPHLKPALQGVFVVEVDTPGGRLGGVASLGLNPTVSDTPDYKLEVHLFDFSGDLYGQRLTVRFLKKLRDEARYDDLATLVAQIERDAASAKTYLTSLQREQA, encoded by the coding sequence ATGCAGGTATTTCTGGGGGACCCGCGCCGTTTCGGCCTGCCTGGATGCGCGTTGACCATCGGCAATTTCGATGGCGTGCATCAGGGCCACCGGCGCATGCTGGAGCGTCTGCGCGCGGAGGCGCGCGCCCGCGAGCTGCCGACAGCCTTGCTGACCTTCGAACCGCACCCGCGCGAGTTTTTCGTCCGCGCCAATCCGCCGGCGCGTTTGTCGACCTTGCGCGACAAGTTCTCCTTGCTGGAAGAGCTGGGGCTGGTTGATTATGTGTTTGTCTACCGCTTCAACCACAGCTTTTCCAATATGCCGGCAAGGGATTTCGTCGATCAGGTGCTGGTGACGGAGTTGAACACCCGCTATCTGCTGATCGGCGACGATTTCCAGTTCGGCTCCGGACGGAAGGGCGATTTCGAGCTGCTGGCTTCCTGTCCGCGTTTCGCCACGGAGGCGATGCCGTCGGTGCTGGTCAAAGGCGAGCGCGCTTCCAGCACGCTGGTGCGCGAGCGATTGGGCGCGGGCGATCTGGACTCGGCCAATGCCTTGCTGGGCGGCGTGTACCGGATATCGGGCAAGGTGATGCATGGCAAGAAGTTGGGACGCACGATAGGCTTTCCCACCGCCAACATCCATTTGCCGCATTTGAAACCGGCGCTGCAGGGCGTATTCGTGGTGGAGGTCGATACTCCGGGCGGCCGCCTGGGCGGCGTGGCCAGCCTGGGATTGAATCCGACGGTCAGCGACACGCCGGATTACAAGCTGGAAGTGCACCTGTTCGATTTCTCGGGCGATCTGTACGGCCAGCGGCTGACAGTGCGTTTCCTGAAAAAGTTGCGCGATGAAGCGCGCTATGATGATTTGGCGACGCTGGTGGCGCAGATCGAACGCGACGCGGCCAGCGCCAAGACCTATTTGACAAGTTTGCAGCGAGAGCAGGCATGA
- the ileS gene encoding isoleucine--tRNA ligase: protein MSIDYRKTVNLLDTPFAMRGDLAKREPAWVKRWQEEKRYEKLRKLAAGRPKFILHDGPPYANNDIHLGHAVNKVLKDIIVRSKTLAGFDAPYVPGWDCHGLPIELMVEKLHGKDIPAAKFRELCREYAKEQVARQKKGFIRLGVLGDWDNPYLTMDFKTEADIVRTLGKIHENGYLTKGEKPVHWCIECGSSLAEAEVEYEDKVSPAIDVGFKVVDTDKASAAFGADAAGAMAVIWTTTPWTLPANQAVAAGANLDYQLVDTPKGKLILGKDLVESAMKRYGVETYRVLGEAKGQALELLQLQHPFYGRQVPVILGDHVTTDAGTGLVHTAPAHGLEDFQAGLQYKLPIANPVADDGRYKSTTELFAGMLVWDANPRVIETLESHGSLVHKSKLEHSYPHCWRHKTPIIFRATPQWFISMDRKANGGETLREVSQRAVDATEFFPSWGRARLDAMIKNSPDWCVSRQRNWGVPMTFFIHKESGELHPRSAQLLEEVALRIEQQGIEAWFSLDAKELLGEEAEQYRKLTDTLDVWFDSGATHFAVLKQRPELAWPADLYLEGSDQHRGWFQSSLKTGCATIGRAPYKQLLTHGFTVDDKGYKMSKSKGNGIAPEEICGTLGADILRLWVASADYSGDMSLSQEILKRTTESYRRLRNTIRFLLSNLSDFDPLEHVVPLANMVEMDQYALLRAREVQEKVVGELYSRYAFHHVVQEVVGYCSEDLGAFYLDVIKDRLYTTKADSHARRSAQTALYHITRSLLLMVAPILCFTADEAWNVLVDSEEESTLYHIWHEFPAQTVEREAALSSKWQAIRELRAAVNKEIEALRSADKLGSSLQAEVEIDAPAELARHLASLGEELKFVLIVSKADVREAGEVAIRVSPSAHGKCDRCWHYRADVGSHAGHGAVCGRCVDNLDGQGEPRRYA, encoded by the coding sequence ATGAGCATCGATTATCGTAAAACCGTAAACCTGCTGGATACACCCTTCGCCATGCGCGGGGATCTGGCCAAACGCGAACCGGCCTGGGTCAAGCGCTGGCAAGAGGAAAAGCGCTACGAAAAGCTGCGCAAGCTTGCCGCCGGCCGTCCCAAGTTCATCCTGCACGATGGCCCGCCGTACGCCAACAACGACATCCACCTGGGCCACGCGGTCAACAAGGTGCTGAAGGACATCATCGTCCGCTCCAAGACGCTGGCCGGCTTCGACGCCCCCTACGTGCCGGGCTGGGACTGCCACGGCCTGCCGATCGAGCTGATGGTGGAAAAACTGCACGGCAAGGACATCCCGGCCGCCAAGTTCCGCGAATTGTGCCGCGAATACGCCAAGGAGCAGGTGGCCCGCCAGAAGAAGGGCTTCATCCGCTTGGGTGTGCTCGGCGATTGGGACAATCCCTATCTGACCATGGATTTCAAGACCGAGGCCGACATCGTCCGCACCCTCGGCAAGATCCATGAGAACGGCTACCTGACCAAGGGCGAGAAGCCGGTGCACTGGTGCATCGAGTGCGGCTCCTCGCTGGCCGAGGCCGAAGTCGAATACGAAGACAAGGTGTCGCCGGCGATCGACGTCGGCTTCAAGGTGGTCGACACCGACAAGGCCTCCGCCGCATTCGGCGCGGACGCCGCCGGCGCGATGGCCGTGATCTGGACCACCACGCCGTGGACGCTGCCGGCCAACCAGGCGGTCGCCGCCGGCGCCAATCTGGATTACCAGCTGGTCGACACCCCCAAGGGCAAGCTGATCCTGGGCAAGGATCTGGTCGAATCGGCGATGAAGCGCTACGGCGTCGAAACATACCGCGTGCTGGGCGAAGCCAAGGGCCAGGCGCTGGAACTGCTCCAGCTGCAGCACCCGTTCTATGGCCGCCAAGTGCCGGTGATCCTGGGCGATCACGTCACCACCGACGCCGGCACCGGCCTGGTGCACACCGCGCCGGCCCATGGCCTGGAAGACTTCCAGGCCGGCCTGCAGTACAAGCTGCCGATCGCCAACCCGGTGGCCGACGACGGCCGCTACAAGAGCACGACCGAGCTGTTCGCCGGCATGCTGGTATGGGACGCCAACCCGCGCGTGATCGAAACGCTGGAGTCGCACGGCTCGCTGGTGCACAAGTCCAAGCTGGAGCATAGCTACCCGCATTGCTGGCGCCACAAGACCCCGATCATTTTCCGCGCCACGCCGCAATGGTTCATCAGCATGGACCGCAAGGCCAACGGCGGCGAGACGCTGCGCGAAGTCAGCCAGCGCGCCGTCGACGCCACCGAGTTCTTCCCGTCCTGGGGGCGCGCCCGCCTGGACGCGATGATCAAGAACAGCCCCGACTGGTGCGTGTCGCGCCAGCGCAACTGGGGCGTGCCGATGACGTTCTTCATCCACAAGGAAAGCGGCGAGCTGCACCCGCGCTCCGCCCAGCTGCTGGAGGAAGTGGCGCTGCGCATCGAGCAGCAGGGCATCGAGGCCTGGTTCAGCCTGGACGCCAAGGAACTGCTGGGCGAAGAGGCCGAGCAATACCGCAAGCTGACCGACACGCTGGATGTGTGGTTCGACTCCGGCGCCACCCATTTCGCGGTGCTGAAGCAGCGCCCGGAACTGGCCTGGCCGGCCGACCTGTATCTGGAAGGCTCGGACCAGCACCGCGGCTGGTTCCAGTCGTCGCTGAAGACCGGTTGCGCCACCATCGGCCGCGCGCCGTACAAGCAGCTCCTGACCCACGGCTTCACCGTGGACGACAAGGGCTACAAGATGTCCAAGTCCAAGGGCAACGGCATCGCGCCGGAGGAAATCTGCGGCACGCTGGGCGCGGACATCCTGCGCCTGTGGGTGGCCAGCGCCGATTACTCCGGCGACATGTCGCTGTCGCAGGAGATTCTGAAGCGCACCACGGAAAGCTATCGCCGTCTGCGCAACACCATCCGCTTCCTGCTGTCCAACCTGTCGGATTTCGATCCGCTGGAACACGTCGTGCCGCTGGCCAATATGGTGGAAATGGACCAGTACGCGCTGCTGCGCGCCCGCGAGGTGCAGGAGAAGGTGGTGGGCGAGCTGTATTCCCGCTACGCCTTCCATCACGTGGTGCAGGAAGTGGTCGGCTACTGTTCGGAAGACCTGGGCGCGTTCTATCTGGACGTGATCAAGGACCGCCTGTACACCACCAAGGCCGACAGCCATGCCCGCCGCAGCGCGCAGACCGCGCTGTACCACATCACCCGCAGCCTGCTGCTGATGGTGGCGCCGATTCTGTGCTTCACCGCCGACGAGGCGTGGAACGTGCTGGTGGACAGCGAGGAAGAGTCGACGCTGTATCACATCTGGCACGAGTTCCCGGCCCAGACCGTGGAGCGCGAGGCCGCGCTGTCTTCCAAGTGGCAGGCCATCCGCGAGCTGCGCGCCGCGGTCAACAAGGAAATCGAGGCGCTGCGCAGCGCCGACAAGCTGGGCTCCTCGCTGCAGGCCGAGGTGGAAATCGACGCGCCGGCCGAGCTGGCCCGCCATCTGGCCAGCCTGGGCGAGGAACTTAAGTTCGTGCTGATCGTGTCCAAGGCTGATGTGCGCGAGGCAGGCGAGGTGGCGATCCGCGTTTCACCGTCCGCGCACGGCAAGTGCGACCGTTGCTGGCACTACCGCGCCGACGTGGGCAGCCACGCCGGCCATGGCGCCGTCTGCGGCCGCTGCGTCGACAATCTGGATGGCCAGGGCGAGCCGCGCCGCTACGCCTGA